One region of Streptococcus salivarius genomic DNA includes:
- a CDS encoding polyprenyl synthetase family protein translates to MSKLNKIDAAIRDYYQKKNLPVSSDLITAILYSVDSGGKRIRPLIFLNLLEGFGLELTPSHFDVAASLEMIHTGSLIHDDLPAMDDDDYRRGRLTNHKKFDEATAILAGDSLFLDPFDLLAQTDLSAEIRVQLIQALSHSSGTFGMVGGQMLDMKGEGQELDLSQLAKVHEHKTGKLLTFPFVAAGIVAQKDQQVLENLQEAGRLIGLAFQVRDDILDVTADFEELGKTPGKDVVAGKSTYPALLGLEKSHAILEKSLNKAEAIFQNLAETQGFKKDSIIEIIERLRLHA, encoded by the coding sequence ATGAGCAAGTTAAATAAAATTGATGCGGCTATCCGTGATTATTACCAAAAAAAGAATCTTCCTGTATCAAGTGATTTAATCACTGCCATCCTTTATTCAGTTGATAGTGGAGGCAAGCGTATTCGTCCACTGATTTTCTTAAATTTACTTGAAGGTTTTGGTTTAGAGCTTACTCCTAGTCATTTCGATGTCGCAGCAAGTCTTGAAATGATTCATACTGGAAGTCTTATTCACGACGATTTGCCGGCCATGGATGATGATGATTACCGTCGAGGACGTTTAACCAACCATAAGAAATTTGATGAAGCAACGGCAATCTTGGCTGGAGACTCTCTCTTTTTGGATCCATTTGACCTCCTGGCTCAAACAGACCTATCCGCAGAAATTCGAGTTCAATTGATTCAAGCATTGTCTCATTCTTCAGGCACCTTCGGTATGGTAGGTGGTCAGATGCTGGATATGAAGGGTGAAGGTCAGGAACTTGATTTATCGCAACTGGCTAAGGTTCATGAGCATAAGACAGGTAAGCTTTTAACCTTTCCTTTTGTGGCGGCAGGTATTGTTGCTCAAAAAGATCAACAGGTCTTGGAAAATCTTCAAGAAGCTGGTCGCCTGATTGGTCTTGCCTTTCAAGTACGTGATGATATTTTGGATGTGACTGCTGATTTCGAAGAACTTGGGAAGACACCTGGAAAAGATGTAGTTGCTGGAAAATCAACTTATCCGGCTCTTCTTGGTCTGGAAAAATCACATGCTATCCTCGAGAAATCACTTAATAAAGCGGAGGCTATTTTCCAAAATCTAGCTGAGACTCAAGGTTTTAAGAAAGACAGTATTATAGAAATCATAGAAAGGTTACGACTCCATGCCTAA
- the nth gene encoding endonuclease III: MLGRKRVNEALALMGEMFPNAHGELEWETPFQLLVAVILSAQTTDKAVNKITPDLWARYPEIEDLASANLDDVEMCLRTIGLYKNKAKNIIKTARAVLMNFDGQVPKTHKELESLPGVGRKTANVVLAEVYGIPSIAVDTHVSRVSKRLNIVPEDASVEEIEAELMKKIPKRDWIISHHRMIFFGRYHCLAKNPKCQTCPLQSYCKYYKETTKK; this comes from the coding sequence ATGTTAGGAAGAAAACGTGTTAATGAGGCTCTAGCTCTCATGGGGGAGATGTTTCCCAATGCTCATGGAGAGTTGGAGTGGGAAACTCCTTTCCAACTGTTAGTTGCTGTTATTTTATCAGCCCAGACAACTGATAAAGCTGTTAACAAAATTACACCAGACTTGTGGGCGCGTTATCCAGAAATTGAGGATTTAGCTTCTGCTAATCTCGATGACGTTGAGATGTGTTTGAGAACGATTGGTCTTTACAAAAATAAAGCAAAGAACATCATCAAGACTGCTAGAGCTGTTTTAATGAATTTTGATGGACAGGTTCCGAAAACGCATAAGGAATTGGAAAGTCTACCTGGTGTGGGACGAAAAACAGCTAACGTAGTATTGGCTGAAGTCTATGGCATTCCTTCTATTGCTGTAGATACGCATGTCTCACGTGTATCTAAAAGGCTAAATATCGTGCCAGAGGATGCTAGTGTAGAGGAAATCGAAGCGGAACTGATGAAGAAAATCCCAAAGAGGGATTGGATTATCAGTCATCACCGTATGATTTTCTTTGGGCGTTATCATTGCTTAGCTAAGAATCCTAAATGCCAGACATGTCCTCTTCAAAGTTATTGTAAGTATTATAAAGAAACAACCAAGAAATAA
- a CDS encoding DnaD domain-containing protein, with protein MSFFEQYRSGNLVLPNALFFHFKDIFPSADDFLVWQFLYLQTTTQIGEVASSQIAQATGKTPTEVNKSITTLTEAGLLDFTTIKVNNEIEMVVDASPALAVLDKLVSNEKTTTGPVVGQPTNTQLIKQLTDELEQALGILNPMVIEDLNKEIQEEHTDPELIREALKEAVFNRKTNWNYIKGVLRNWKLSGITTKIQVEERRLEHQGKKHHHQVSDDFKTGMDAARQLWGGQ; from the coding sequence ATGAGTTTTTTTGAACAGTATCGATCAGGCAATCTGGTCCTTCCTAATGCTTTATTTTTCCACTTTAAGGATATTTTTCCATCTGCGGATGACTTTCTGGTTTGGCAATTTCTCTATCTACAAACGACAACTCAGATTGGAGAAGTGGCTTCTAGTCAGATAGCGCAAGCAACTGGAAAGACACCAACAGAGGTTAATAAAAGTATTACGACATTGACTGAGGCTGGGCTCCTTGATTTCACGACTATCAAGGTTAATAATGAAATTGAGATGGTTGTAGATGCTTCACCTGCCTTGGCAGTTTTGGATAAGTTAGTGAGCAATGAAAAGACAACGACGGGGCCTGTAGTAGGTCAGCCAACAAATACACAGCTCATCAAGCAATTAACAGATGAGTTAGAACAAGCTTTGGGAATCTTGAATCCTATGGTTATCGAAGATTTAAACAAGGAAATTCAAGAAGAACATACTGATCCCGAACTTATCCGTGAGGCTTTGAAAGAAGCAGTATTTAACCGCAAGACAAATTGGAATTACATCAAAGGGGTTCTGCGTAACTGGAAATTGAGTGGTATTACGACGAAAATTCAAGTTGAAGAGCGACGTTTGGAGCATCAAGGTAAGAAGCACCATCACCAAGTTTCGGATGACTTCAAAACAGGTATGGATGCAGCCCGTCAATTATGGGGTGGCCAATAA
- the xseA gene encoding exodeoxyribonuclease VII large subunit, producing MSDYLSVTSLTKYLKMKFDRDPYLERVYLTGQVSNFRRRPSHQYFSLKDEGAVIQATIWAGVFKKLGFELEEGMKINVVGRVQIYEPSGSYSIIIEKAEPDGIGALAIQFEQLRKKLTAEGYFDDRHKQALPNFVKKIGVVTSPSGAVIRDIITTVSRRFPGVEILLFPTKVQGEGAAQEIAENIQKANQRDDLDLLIVGRGGGSIEDLWAFNEEIVVQSIFESRLPVISSVGHETDTTLADFVADRRAATPTAAAELATPVSKADTLVWIRERQNRAYQACLRRIQYNQERLAKLSQSVVFRQPERLYDGYLQKLDRLTTRLETFMSQDFARKQKEAELLRQRLQGLNLLTSVQNYQDRRESLQRLLVTTTRNTINGNRVRLEKAQDALLSLDTSRIVARGYAIVKKDDKPLTSTKNITEGDQLTVQMRDGELEVEVKNVN from the coding sequence GTGTCAGACTATTTATCGGTCACATCCTTAACCAAATATTTGAAAATGAAATTTGACCGTGATCCTTATCTAGAGAGGGTATATTTGACGGGGCAGGTTTCCAATTTTCGTCGACGTCCGAGTCACCAATATTTCTCGCTAAAGGATGAAGGTGCTGTTATTCAGGCGACGATTTGGGCTGGAGTTTTCAAAAAGCTTGGTTTTGAACTCGAAGAAGGGATGAAGATCAATGTCGTTGGTCGGGTCCAGATTTATGAGCCTAGTGGTTCTTATTCCATTATTATCGAGAAGGCTGAGCCTGATGGTATTGGGGCTTTGGCCATCCAGTTTGAGCAGCTTCGTAAAAAATTGACTGCAGAAGGCTACTTTGATGATCGTCATAAGCAAGCTCTGCCTAATTTTGTCAAAAAAATTGGGGTTGTCACGAGTCCTAGTGGTGCGGTTATTCGAGATATTATTACGACCGTTAGTCGTCGTTTTCCTGGGGTAGAAATCTTACTTTTTCCTACCAAGGTTCAAGGTGAAGGAGCTGCACAGGAAATTGCTGAAAATATCCAAAAAGCCAATCAAAGGGATGACCTAGATTTACTTATCGTTGGTCGTGGTGGAGGTTCTATTGAAGACCTCTGGGCTTTTAACGAGGAAATTGTAGTTCAGTCGATTTTTGAGAGTCGTCTCCCTGTGATTTCAAGCGTTGGCCACGAAACAGATACGACTTTGGCTGACTTTGTTGCAGATCGTAGAGCTGCTACGCCTACCGCAGCGGCAGAACTTGCTACTCCGGTATCAAAGGCTGATACCTTGGTTTGGATTCGTGAAAGACAAAATAGAGCCTATCAAGCCTGTTTGAGACGTATACAATATAATCAGGAACGCTTGGCCAAATTGTCACAATCTGTTGTCTTTAGACAACCTGAACGCCTTTACGATGGTTATCTACAAAAGTTGGATCGACTAACAACAAGGCTTGAAACCTTTATGAGTCAAGATTTCGCACGCAAACAAAAAGAAGCGGAACTTTTGAGACAACGATTACAAGGCTTAAATCTTCTAACTAGTGTTCAGAACTACCAAGACCGTCGAGAGTCTTTGCAACGTTTATTGGTGACTACAACTAGGAACACCATTAATGGTAACCGTGTGAGGTTAGAAAAGGCACAGGATGCCTTATTGTCTCTAGATACTAGCCGTATTGTTGCAAGGGGCTATGCCATTGTCAAGAAAGATGATAAACCTTTAACAAGTACGAAGAATATTACCGAAGGTGATCAATTAACCGTCCAAATGAGAGATGGAGAACTAGAAGTAGAGGTGAAAAATGTCAACTAA
- the recJ gene encoding single-stranded-DNA-specific exonuclease RecJ: MITSTYDWKINTKEPDAGFFKLAKERGLAETAAKIAYERGITTEDTLEDFLKADLSHLHDPYLLHDMDKAVARIRQAIENYEQILVYGDYDADGMTSASIVKEALEMMGAEARVYLPNRFTDGYGPNESVYKYFIEQEGISLIVTVDNGVAGNEAIAYAQEQGVDVIVTDHHSMPAQLPDAYAIVHPEHPDTDYPFKYLAGCGVAFKLATALLETIPTEMLDLVAIGTIADMVSLTDENRIMVKVGLEILKTTERIGLQELLRISDVDPTTISEETVGFKLAPQLNALGRLDDPNPAIELLTGFDDEEAQAIALEINAKNEERKEVVQNIFDEAITMVDPDKPVQVLAKEGWHPGVLGIVAGRIMEQISQTVVVLNIEDGLAKGSARSLESINIFHALDDHRDIFTAFGGHAGAAGMTLPEENLGRLSEILCHYVYDNDIDTSAKNTLNLDEELQLSELSLDTIKSLEKLAPFGMDNKKPVFWLHDITVTQARTMGQNGAHLKFKVKQGKDSFDVVAFNKGNLLQEFQQAQGLELAVTLSVNVWNGQTTLQLMLEDARVDGVQLFDFRSKNMSLPEGLPSVEEAADTEPAVVLNTLPESATELKEWFEGKDFQAIYFKNSIKEAYYLTGYGTREQFARLYKTIYQFPEFDVRYKLDELSHYLKIDKILLIKMIQIFDELDFVTIDNGVMTVNKEAEKREIEDSQIFQDLKRLVKFQELMALGTPQEIYDWLYK; encoded by the coding sequence ATGATTACATCAACGTATGATTGGAAAATAAACACAAAAGAGCCAGATGCTGGCTTTTTTAAACTTGCCAAAGAACGTGGGTTGGCAGAAACAGCAGCCAAGATTGCCTATGAACGTGGCATTACGACAGAAGATACTCTTGAAGACTTTCTAAAGGCTGATTTATCACACCTTCATGATCCTTATCTTCTTCATGATATGGATAAGGCAGTGGCTAGAATTCGTCAGGCCATTGAAAATTATGAGCAAATCTTAGTCTATGGAGACTATGATGCGGATGGAATGACGTCAGCATCGATTGTCAAGGAAGCCCTTGAAATGATGGGGGCTGAAGCTAGAGTCTATTTGCCTAACCGGTTTACAGATGGTTATGGGCCAAACGAAAGTGTCTACAAGTACTTCATTGAACAGGAAGGCATTTCACTCATTGTTACAGTGGATAATGGAGTAGCGGGTAATGAGGCTATCGCTTATGCGCAAGAGCAAGGTGTGGACGTTATCGTTACAGACCATCACAGTATGCCGGCACAGCTTCCAGATGCCTATGCCATTGTCCATCCAGAGCATCCAGATACCGATTATCCTTTTAAGTATTTGGCAGGTTGTGGTGTAGCTTTCAAATTGGCAACTGCCCTCCTTGAAACTATTCCTACTGAGATGTTGGACTTGGTAGCCATTGGTACCATTGCCGATATGGTTAGCCTAACGGATGAAAATCGTATTATGGTCAAGGTCGGCCTGGAAATTCTAAAGACTACTGAGCGTATTGGACTGCAAGAGTTACTCCGTATTTCAGATGTAGACCCAACAACGATTTCTGAAGAAACGGTAGGATTTAAACTGGCCCCTCAACTCAATGCCTTGGGGCGCTTAGATGATCCAAATCCAGCCATTGAACTGCTGACCGGATTTGACGATGAAGAAGCCCAAGCCATTGCTCTGGAAATCAATGCTAAAAATGAAGAACGTAAGGAAGTTGTTCAAAACATCTTTGATGAAGCCATAACCATGGTAGACCCGGACAAACCTGTTCAGGTTCTGGCCAAGGAAGGCTGGCATCCTGGCGTTCTAGGTATTGTGGCGGGGCGTATCATGGAACAAATCAGTCAGACAGTAGTGGTTTTGAATATTGAAGATGGCTTGGCTAAGGGTTCCGCTCGTAGTTTGGAATCTATCAATATCTTCCATGCCCTTGATGACCACCGAGACATCTTTACTGCTTTTGGAGGACATGCTGGAGCGGCGGGGATGACCCTTCCTGAAGAAAATCTTGGACGACTATCAGAGATTTTGTGTCATTATGTCTACGATAATGACATTGATACGAGTGCCAAAAATACGTTAAATTTAGACGAGGAGCTCCAGCTCAGTGAGCTTAGCTTGGATACCATCAAGAGCCTTGAAAAATTAGCACCTTTTGGTATGGACAATAAAAAGCCAGTCTTTTGGCTACATGATATTACCGTTACTCAAGCTAGGACTATGGGACAAAACGGAGCCCATCTTAAGTTTAAGGTGAAGCAAGGCAAGGATAGCTTTGACGTTGTCGCTTTTAATAAAGGTAATCTGCTTCAAGAATTTCAACAAGCTCAAGGTTTGGAATTGGCAGTGACCTTGTCTGTTAATGTTTGGAATGGACAGACAACGCTACAGCTCATGCTAGAAGATGCGCGTGTGGATGGTGTTCAATTATTTGATTTTCGATCAAAAAACATGTCACTGCCTGAAGGTCTACCATCGGTAGAAGAAGCAGCAGACACAGAGCCTGCGGTTGTCCTCAACACCCTACCTGAATCAGCGACAGAATTAAAAGAGTGGTTTGAAGGTAAAGATTTTCAGGCTATCTATTTTAAAAATAGCATTAAGGAAGCCTATTATCTGACAGGTTATGGAACAAGAGAGCAATTTGCAAGGCTCTATAAAACCATTTATCAATTCCCAGAATTCGATGTCCGCTATAAACTGGATGAACTCAGTCATTACCTTAAAATCGACAAGATTCTCCTGATTAAGATGATTCAAATCTTTGATGAATTGGATTTTGTGACTATTGATAATGGTGTTATGACAGTCAATAAAGAAGCTGAAAAACGTGAGATTGAGGACAGTCAGATTTTCCAAGATCTGAAACGACTCGTTAAGTTCCAAGAACTTATGGCTTTGGGAACACCACAGGAAATTTATGACTGGCTTTATAAGTAG
- a CDS encoding adenine phosphoribosyltransferase — translation MKLEDYIASIENYPKEGVTFRDISPLMADGNAYSYAIREIVQYATDKKIDMIVGPEARGFIVGCPVAFELGIGFAPVRKPGKLPREVISADYEKEYGVDTLCMHADAIKPGQRVLIVDDLLATGGTVKATIEMIERLGGVVAGCAFLIELDGLNGREAIEGYDTKVLMNFPG, via the coding sequence ATGAAATTAGAAGATTATATTGCATCTATTGAAAACTACCCTAAAGAAGGGGTTACTTTCCGTGATATTAGTCCTTTGATGGCTGATGGAAATGCTTATAGCTATGCTATCCGTGAAATCGTTCAGTATGCGACTGATAAGAAGATTGACATGATTGTTGGTCCTGAAGCGCGTGGTTTCATCGTTGGTTGTCCAGTTGCTTTTGAACTTGGTATTGGTTTTGCTCCTGTTCGTAAACCTGGTAAATTGCCACGTGAAGTGATTTCAGCCGATTACGAAAAAGAGTATGGTGTTGATACACTTTGTATGCATGCCGATGCAATCAAGCCAGGCCAACGTGTACTTATCGTTGATGACCTTTTGGCAACTGGTGGTACCGTCAAAGCTACAATTGAAATGATTGAGCGCCTAGGTGGTGTCGTTGCTGGTTGTGCCTTCTTGATTGAGCTTGATGGTCTTAATGGACGTGAAGCTATCGAAGGTTACGATACTAAAGTATTGATGAACTTCCCAGGATAA
- the recN gene encoding DNA repair protein RecN yields MLLEITIKNFAIIEEISLNFENGMTVLTGETGAGKSIIIDAMNLMLGARASSEVVRHSASKAEIQGFFSIEQNPALVSILEDNGIPVEDELIIRREIFQNGRSVSRINGQMVNLTTLKAVGHFLVDIHGQHDQEELMKPALHITMLDAFGDKEFFQTKKEYQEYFDRYRELRKAVLEKQKNEQEHKARIEMLAFQIAEIEAVSLKSGEDLALMKERDKLLNHKQIADTLTNAYVMLDNEDFSSLSNVRSAMNDLQSLEEYDSDYKELSGNLSEAYYVLEDVTKQLGDLLDNLDFDAGRLQEIEHRLDTINAITRKYGGTVDDVLDYLENSSKEYNLLTGNSSSSDAMEQELKQLEKDLLASAETLQTARHQIAKALEAEIKNELCDLYMDKADFKVTFTKGKFNRDGNEQVEFYISTNPGEGFKPLVKVASGGELSRLMLAIKSAFARKEDKTSIVFDEVDTGVSGRVAQAIAQKIHKIGSHGQVLAISHLPQVIAIADYQFFISKESDNETTVSRVRLLTPEERVQEIAKMLAGDNVTEAALSQARALLKVDDSL; encoded by the coding sequence ATGCTTCTCGAAATTACGATAAAGAATTTCGCAATTATTGAAGAGATTTCTCTAAACTTTGAGAATGGTATGACCGTCCTTACTGGTGAAACAGGTGCTGGTAAGTCCATTATTATAGATGCCATGAATCTTATGTTGGGCGCACGTGCTTCTAGCGAAGTCGTCCGTCATTCAGCATCTAAGGCTGAAATTCAGGGCTTCTTTTCAATCGAACAAAATCCTGCCTTGGTTAGTATCTTGGAAGATAATGGGATTCCTGTCGAGGATGAATTGATTATCCGTCGTGAAATCTTCCAAAATGGTAGAAGTGTTAGTCGTATCAATGGACAGATGGTCAATTTAACGACGCTTAAAGCTGTTGGGCACTTCTTGGTAGATATCCATGGACAGCATGATCAGGAAGAGCTTATGAAACCTGCTCTGCATATTACCATGCTTGATGCCTTTGGTGACAAGGAATTTTTCCAAACTAAGAAAGAATACCAAGAGTATTTTGACCGCTATCGTGAGTTAAGAAAAGCCGTTCTTGAAAAGCAAAAAAATGAGCAGGAGCATAAGGCTCGAATTGAAATGCTAGCTTTTCAGATTGCAGAAATTGAAGCAGTCTCTCTAAAATCAGGAGAAGATTTGGCATTGATGAAGGAGCGAGACAAGCTTCTTAACCATAAGCAGATTGCGGATACCTTAACCAATGCCTATGTCATGCTGGATAATGAAGATTTTTCAAGTCTTTCAAATGTCCGTTCTGCTATGAATGATCTTCAATCTCTTGAAGAGTATGACTCTGATTACAAAGAACTTTCTGGAAATCTATCAGAAGCCTATTATGTTTTAGAAGATGTCACTAAGCAACTAGGTGACCTTTTGGATAATTTGGACTTTGATGCTGGGCGTTTGCAAGAGATTGAACACCGCTTAGATACGATTAATGCAATTACTCGTAAATATGGTGGAACTGTTGATGACGTCTTGGATTATCTGGAAAATTCAAGTAAAGAGTACAATCTTCTGACTGGCAATTCCAGTTCGTCAGATGCCATGGAACAAGAGCTTAAGCAACTTGAAAAAGATCTGCTAGCGTCTGCAGAGACACTACAAACGGCACGCCATCAAATAGCTAAGGCTCTTGAAGCTGAAATTAAGAACGAGTTATGCGACCTTTACATGGATAAGGCTGATTTTAAAGTTACCTTTACTAAAGGGAAATTTAACCGTGATGGCAATGAGCAGGTTGAGTTTTACATTTCAACCAATCCAGGTGAAGGCTTTAAACCGCTTGTTAAGGTTGCTTCAGGAGGAGAATTATCTCGACTCATGTTAGCGATTAAGTCAGCCTTTGCCCGCAAAGAAGACAAAACAAGTATTGTCTTTGATGAGGTTGATACTGGCGTTTCAGGTCGTGTTGCCCAAGCCATCGCTCAGAAAATTCATAAGATTGGGAGTCATGGTCAGGTTTTGGCCATCAGTCACCTTCCACAAGTTATTGCCATTGCTGATTATCAGTTCTTTATTTCTAAGGAAAGTGATAATGAGACAACTGTCTCTCGTGTTCGTCTCTTGACACCTGAGGAAAGGGTGCAAGAAATCGCTAAGATGTTAGCAGGTGATAATGTGACGGAGGCTGCCTTGAGCCAGGCAAGAGCCTTGTTAAAGGTGGATGACTCTCTTTAG
- a CDS encoding arginine repressor has translation MKKNDRLELIRKIVQENKITTQGELVKLLQNEGLKATQATVSRDINEIGITKVPTEDGSYIYGLSTAPRRVGGTSVVTRRLLRVDRQHALMNIVVQPGTSRLIKKILLDEYKHLIFSVIADDDTLFLVAQSELAAIELQGQIIKWVEE, from the coding sequence ATGAAGAAGAATGATCGTTTGGAGTTAATCCGAAAGATTGTCCAAGAAAATAAAATTACGACTCAGGGAGAATTGGTAAAATTACTCCAAAATGAGGGATTGAAGGCTACTCAGGCGACAGTATCGCGTGATATCAATGAAATTGGTATTACCAAGGTACCAACGGAAGACGGTTCTTACATTTATGGGCTCTCAACTGCTCCTAGACGAGTGGGTGGAACCTCTGTTGTGACTCGTCGATTGTTGCGTGTTGATCGTCAACATGCCTTAATGAATATCGTTGTTCAACCTGGGACAAGCCGCCTCATCAAGAAGATTCTTTTGGATGAGTACAAACATTTGATTTTTAGTGTCATTGCTGACGATGATACCCTCTTTTTAGTGGCTCAGTCAGAGTTAGCAGCTATCGAACTACAGGGGCAAATCATTAAGTGGGTTGAAGAATAG
- the metA gene encoding homoserine O-acetyltransferase MetA encodes MPIKLDNKLPALDVLRSENVFIMDENRASSQDIRPMEVLILNLMPTKEVTETQLLRLLANTPLQINVEFLYMASHKSKNTHAEHMETFYKTFNEIKHKYYDGLIVTGAPVEQMPFEEVDYWQELTQVFDWSKKHVYSTLHLCWGAQAGLYYKHGVDKVPLSEKLSGIYKQTVDMPENFLMNGFDDSFVSPHSRYTEVTLEDIKNKTDLDIVVSGPEVGLSILASKNLREVYSFGHFEYDRDTLAREYRRDLDAGINPDVPANYFPDDDPSQEPKLRWNLAASAFFSNWINYAVYQETPYRLEELEDDFSFYGYL; translated from the coding sequence ATGCCTATAAAACTTGATAATAAGTTACCAGCTCTTGATGTATTGCGTTCGGAAAATGTCTTCATCATGGATGAGAACAGAGCTAGTAGTCAGGATATTCGACCAATGGAGGTCTTAATCCTTAATCTTATGCCTACTAAAGAAGTTACGGAAACTCAATTGCTACGTCTTTTGGCCAATACGCCACTTCAAATTAACGTCGAGTTTCTTTATATGGCTAGTCATAAGTCAAAAAATACCCATGCCGAACATATGGAAACTTTTTATAAGACTTTTAATGAAATTAAGCATAAGTATTATGATGGTCTCATCGTAACAGGAGCTCCTGTTGAGCAAATGCCTTTTGAAGAAGTTGATTATTGGCAAGAATTGACACAGGTTTTTGACTGGTCTAAAAAGCATGTCTATTCAACCCTTCATCTGTGTTGGGGAGCTCAAGCAGGTCTCTATTATAAGCATGGAGTCGACAAGGTCCCATTGTCAGAGAAACTATCTGGTATCTATAAACAAACGGTTGACATGCCTGAAAACTTCCTTATGAATGGCTTTGATGATAGCTTTGTGTCACCACACTCTCGCTATACTGAGGTTACGCTCGAGGATATTAAAAACAAGACGGATTTAGATATTGTTGTGTCAGGACCAGAGGTCGGTTTATCCATCTTAGCAAGTAAGAATCTTCGTGAAGTATATAGTTTCGGTCATTTTGAATATGACCGTGATACTCTTGCCAGAGAATATCGAAGAGATTTGGATGCAGGGATTAATCCAGACGTACCAGCAAACTATTTCCCAGACGATGATCCAAGTCAGGAGCCTAAACTGCGTTGGAACCTTGCGGCATCTGCATTCTTTAGCAATTGGATTAATTATGCGGTATATCAAGAAACACCTTATCGTTTAGAAGAGTTGGAAGACGATTTTTCATTCTACGGTTATTTGTAG
- a CDS encoding TlyA family RNA methyltransferase encodes MPKERVDVLAYKQGLFETREQAKRGVMAGLVVNVINGERYDKPGEKIDDGTELKLKGEKLKYVSRGGLKLEKALEVFNLSVEDMTTIDIGASTGGFTDVMLQNGAKLVYAVDVGTNQLVWKLRQDERVRSMEQYNFRYAEPIDFTEGLPSFASIDVSFISLNLILPALAKILVDGGQVVALVKPQFEAGREQIGKNGIVRESSVHEKVLETVTAFALDYGFSVKGLDFSPIQGGHGNIEFLAHLEKTNSPQNDAQTSIKEVVAQAHKEFKKNEEE; translated from the coding sequence ATGCCTAAGGAAAGAGTAGACGTTTTGGCTTATAAACAAGGCCTTTTTGAAACACGAGAACAAGCTAAACGTGGCGTTATGGCTGGTTTAGTTGTTAATGTTATCAATGGTGAACGTTACGATAAACCCGGTGAAAAAATTGATGACGGTACAGAGTTGAAGCTTAAAGGAGAAAAACTCAAGTATGTGAGCCGTGGAGGACTCAAACTTGAAAAAGCTTTGGAAGTATTCAATCTGTCAGTTGAAGACATGACGACCATCGATATTGGAGCTTCAACAGGTGGATTTACCGATGTTATGCTTCAAAATGGGGCCAAACTGGTTTATGCTGTGGATGTCGGCACCAATCAGTTGGTTTGGAAATTACGTCAAGATGAGCGTGTTCGTTCCATGGAGCAATATAATTTCCGTTATGCTGAACCTATTGATTTTACAGAAGGTCTACCGTCTTTTGCATCAATCGATGTCAGTTTCATCTCGCTAAATTTGATTCTGCCGGCCTTGGCTAAGATATTGGTTGATGGAGGGCAAGTTGTTGCTCTTGTGAAACCGCAATTTGAGGCGGGCCGTGAACAAATTGGGAAAAACGGGATTGTTCGTGAGAGCAGTGTCCATGAAAAAGTGTTAGAAACAGTAACAGCCTTTGCGCTTGACTATGGCTTTTCAGTTAAGGGACTGGACTTTTCACCTATCCAAGGTGGTCATGGTAACATTGAGTTTCTCGCACATTTGGAGAAGACAAATTCTCCTCAAAATGATGCTCAAACCTCTATTAAGGAAGTTGTAGCACAAGCACATAAGGAGTTTAAAAAGAATGAAGAAGAATGA
- a CDS encoding exodeoxyribonuclease VII small subunit, with translation MSTKKTFEENLQDLEAIVTKLETGDVALEDAIAEFQKGMALSKDLQKTLEDAEKTLVKVMQADGTETEMDA, from the coding sequence ATGTCAACTAAAAAAACATTTGAGGAAAATTTACAGGACTTAGAAGCTATCGTCACTAAGCTCGAAACAGGTGATGTTGCTCTTGAGGATGCTATTGCTGAGTTCCAAAAAGGTATGGCCTTGTCTAAAGATTTGCAGAAGACCTTGGAAGATGCTGAAAAAACACTAGTTAAGGTCATGCAAGCAGATGGTACAGAAACGGAAATGGATGCCTAA